The Deltaproteobacteria bacterium nucleotide sequence GGCGGCGGTTACGATCTCTACGCGCGCACCCTGGCGCGCCATCTCGGCAAGCATATACCTGGCAATCCCGCGGTGGTGGTCGACAACATGACCGGCGCTGGCTCGATCATCGCCGCCAACTATCTCTACAAAATCGCCAAGCCCGACGGTCTCACCATCGGCCACTACTTGGGCGGCATCGCGCTCCAACAATTGCTCGGCAAGTCGGGCATCGAATTCGATGCGCTCAGGTTCAAATACTTGGGCGTGCCGGCGCAGGATAGTTTCATCATCGGCGTGCACAAGTCCACCGCCATCACCGATGTCCATGCCTGGATCGCGTCAAAGCAAATGGTAAAATTCGGCGGCATCGGCCCGGGCGCCGGCAGCGACGACATCCCGAAAATATTGGCTGCCACCATCAACTTGCCGGCCCAAGTCATCACCGGCTACAAAGGCACCGCCGATACCCGGCTCGCCTTCAACAACGGCGAAGTCCACGCCACCAGCAACGCTTGGGAATCGACCAAGTCGACCTGGCGCAACGAACTCGACTCGGGGACGTTGAAAATCGTCTTGCAAGCGACGCTCAAATCCCATCCGGAGTTGAAACAGATTCCCGTCGCCTATGAGTTGGCGAAAACCGACGAAGCGAGAAAGTTAATGGCCACGGTGCTGCGCGCCAACAGCCCGACGGTGCGCCCGTTCATGCTACCGCCGGCCACGCCCAACGACCGCGTGCAGATTCTGCGCAAGGCATTCATGGACACGTGGAAGGACCCGGAGTTAGTCGCCGAAGCCAAGAAGGCGCGTCTCGACATTGATCCCGCCGACGGCACCGAACTCGAACAAACCATCAAGGAAATATTCAAACTCGAACCGGCGCAAATCGCCAAGCTCAAAGAGATCTTGAAATAGCGGCTCGTTAGAGAAGAAAAAGGGATTACACCGCAGAGACACGGAGTTCGCAGAGTTCGGGAACAGCGAAGAGGGCGGGTTTAACACCCGCCTCTACCAATTCCGATTTATTTTGCGTTCTTTGCGTTCTTTGCGGCCAATCTTATGATTCCGAATTATTAGAACCTTTCATGGAGGAAACCCATGTCTGACTATTTCGTCATCGACGCCGACTCTCATGTCGAGGAGCCGGAAGAAGCGTGGAACTATTTGCAGGACAAATACAAAGAGCGGCGGCCTTTTCCCATCGCCGTGCCGAACCGGCCGATCCTCGCTAACTTGAACGCCTTCTGGTGGATCGACGGCGTCATCCATCCAAAAATTTCCGGCAGCAATCACACCGTCTTCGGCACCCCGCCGGTTTCCTATCATGCGACGCACAAGAAATTTTCCATCGGCAGCCAAACCCTGCTAGACGCCAGAGAACGGTTGAAAGACATGGACGCCGCCGGCGTCAACATCCAAGTCAATTTTCCCACGGTGTTTCTCGAAGAACTCACCGACGACATCGAGTTCGAAGCCGACCTGATGCGCAGCTACAACACTTGGATTCATAACGCCTGCAAAACCGATCCGAGCCGGCTCAAATGGGGCGCCATCATGCCGCTAAGAAATGTCCCAGCCGCGGTGGAAGAACTGAAGCGCACCAAAGAAATGGGCGCAGCGACCGCGATTATTTACGGAACCGTTGGCGAGAAATTATTGGACCTGCCGGAGTTCAACCCGTTCTTCGCCGAAGCTGAGAAACTGAACTTTCCCGTCAGCGCGCACACCGGCTGGAGCCATCCCGGCCTGCGCGCCAGCGGCACGACGATCATGGCGGCACACACGGTGACTTTCACGCTGCCGTTAATCCTCGGCTTCTACGGCGTCATCGCCGGCGGCGTGCTCGATCGTTTCCCCAAGCTAAGAATTTCGTTCTTAGAAGCCGGCGCCGACTGGCTGCCCTACATGCTGCAGCGCATGGATCACTATTTTCACTCTGAGAAGGCGATCGGCCGCCCAGGGTTGCCGCGGCGCGCGCCGACGGAATATTTTAAAGACTCCGAGATTTATTTCACCTGCGAAGGCGACGAGAAGCTCTTGCCGGAAGTTCTGAAATGGGTCGGCGACGACAAGATGATGATCTCCGGCGACATGCCCCATGCCGAAGCGCGGGATAATTCGATCACCGAGATCAAAGAACGCGGCGATATTAGCGAAGCGCAGAAGAAAAAAATTCTCGGTGAGAACGCCAAACGGTTTTTCGGGCTGTAGGCGAAACAGAATCTAAAAGTAAGGCAACGCCGTGCTCAAACTTGCGCCCTCATCATTCTTTTTTCCTCCCCCTCGACGGGGGAGGATTAAGGTGGGGGTGCTCAACCGCACTGCCAATACTCATTCGCACCAACCAGCATCACCCCTATCCTAACCTTCCCCCGTCAAGGGGGAAGGAATCGGAAAGAGCGCTCGCTTTATTTTCCTTTATTAAAAATCTCGTCGAAGCGCGCCACCGTTTCGTTGTAGTTCTCGATCATGCCTTCGGGCCGCGCCGGATAAAGCTTTAAGCCCTGGGTCAAACTCGGCGGATCGGGCGACACATCCGCCCGCGCCGGAACGCGCCGCTGCGCGCGTAGTAAACCCTGTCCTTCTTTCGACAGCGCAAAGTCGACGAACAAGCGCGCCGTGTTCGGATGCGGCGCTTTGTCGGGGATCGCGATGGCATTGATCGCGGTGATCGTCGGCCCTTTGAAACGCACCCAATCGATCGGCGCACCGCTCGCTTTCATGCGCTCGACGCGATTGGAGTAGACCACCGTGGCGAGCGCCGATTCGCCGGCGGCCACCAGCTGCGCCAACAGCGTGTGGCCTTTGCGCATTTGTAAATCTTGGCGCGCGAACTTTTTCATGAAGTCGAGTCCCTTGTCGCGCCCCATGAGTTGGATCGCGTGATAGAACCACTGGTACTCTTCGGTCTCTAAACTGATCAGTCCCTTCCATTTGGGATTGAGTAAATCTTCATAGCTCGTCGGAACATCTTTGGCCGCCACCAGCCGCGTGTTGTAGCCGATGACGTAGGGAATTTGGTAAAACGCCGACCAATGGCCCTGAGGATCTTTGAAGCCATCGGCGAGCGCCGCGGCTTCCTCGGAAACATAGCGCGCCAGCATGCCGGCGTTCTTGAGTTGATAGACTTGCACGACGCTGGTTTGAAAAACATCGGCGAGATGCGTGCCGGCGCGCTGTTCGACGATGAAGCGGGCCTGAACTTTTTCGCCGCTGGAGCGAAACAGGTCGGTCTTGATAAACGGATATTTGCGCGTGAACTCTTTGGTGAACTGGCTCGCCTCGTCGGTCTCCATGCCGGTGTACAAAACCAGCCGGCCTTCCTTCTTGGCGCCGTCGAGGATTCGCTCGCGCTCCGCGCTCGCCGCATTTGATTCTCGCGGCAGCGGATTGAGTACCATCAATAATCCGGCAACGACAAAGCAAGCGTTGGCAAAAAATGTTCGGCGCACGGCGATTTCCTTTCGCTGGTGTTTCAACGTGGTAAGCATATCTAGGGCGCGGCTGCTTGACAATCCGTCGCCGCCTCTCTTATCGTCTTCATTGTCGAACAGGAAACGCCGATGCTCTACGAATCCGAACAAGGCAAAGTTAACTTAGCGATTTGCGGCGACATCATGCCGTCGCGCCGGCTGGCGGTGTTTCACGAGCCGCAATTCCTCGCCCTGCGCGAACTGCTGCGCAATGCCGACGGTTGCTTCGCCAATCTCGAAAGCATGGTGGTGCGCTACGGCGAAGGCACGCCGGCGATCCGCACCGGCATGCACATGGTCACCGAACCGGAATTGCTCGAAGATTTAAAATGGTTCGGCTTCAATCTGTTAAGCTGCGCCAACAGCCACTCGCTCAACTTCGGCGAAGAAGGTTTGCGCTTGCAGAATAAATATCTCGACGCCGCCGGCATCGCCCACGCCGGCACCGGCGAGAATTTGCGCCAAGCCAGCAGCCCGGCGTATTTAGACACGCCCAATGGCCGCATCGCGCTGATCGCCGCCAGCGCCCATTTGCCGTCGGAGCAAAATCGCGCCGCCAATCAGCGCGTCGACTTTCGCGGCAAGCCCGGCGTCAACGCGCTCGGCTTCGAAACGACTTTCGTCGTCGACAAGCCTTCGTTTCAAGCGCTGCAACGGCTCGGCACCTCACTGGGCTTCGACGATCAACGCCAACGGCTGATCGATCACGGTTTTCACTCCGACGCGCAGATCGGCGCGGCGACCCAGACAGAATACAAATACCGCGGCGACCGCTACCTGCTCGGCGAAAAATTTGACATCCGCACCGCCTGCGATGAAAACGACGTCGAAGAAAATTTGCGCCAGATTCGCGAAGCGCGCCGTCAAGCCGACTGGGTGATCGTCAGCTTGCACAGTCAAGATTTGATCGGCCGCAGCTGGCTCACGGCGAAAAAACGCACCGAAGTCACCGAGCAGCCCGACTTCGTCCACGACTTCGCCCATCGCTGCATCGACGCCGGCGCCGATGTATTTGCATGCCATGGGCCGCATCTGTTGATGGGCATCGAGATCTACCGCGGCAAGCCGATCTTCTACAGCCTTGGCAATCTGATGATGCAAAACGAGACGCTGAATCACGTGCCGGCCTATCCGTTTGACCGTTTCGGTCTCGACAATCGCGCCACGCCGTCGGACTTTTTCGATCATCGCACCGGCAACGGCACCAAAGGCCATCCCGCGTCGGCGGAATTCTGGCAATCGGTGGCGGCGCTCTGCCGTTTCGAAAAACGGGCACTCAAGCAAATCGACATTTATCCCGTCGACATGGGCTTCGGCCAACCGCGTTCCCAGCGCGGCCGACCTGTGCTCGCCGAAGGTGAATTGGCGAAATCGATCTTGGAGCGCGTCGCCCGGGTCTCGGCGCCATTCGGCACCGTGGTCAAACCGCAAGCCGGCCATGCCCTAATCAGCGTGGATTAATTTTGCATTCTTTCAGGTTTACCGTGAGGATGATTTCACCACGAAGGCACGAAGAGCACGAAGTTCGGAATAATATCTTTCCAAAACCTTCGTGTCCTTCGTGCCTTCGTGGTGAACCGACCCATTCGAACATTTGGAATATTTTCAGGAGCGAGGCATGCCAGATTTCAAACTGATCTCCGCCGATAGTCACGTCAACGAACCGCCGGCCGCTTGGGAGCGCGTGCAAAAAGAATACGGCGAGCGCGCGCCGAAAGTCGTCCGCGACCCGGTAGGTAAGCCGAAAGGGATATGGCTCGTCATCGACGGATTGCCGCCCGTCGGTCTATCCCACTATTCCAAAGGCTTGGCGGTCGACAAGAGTCATGGCATCAGCGAAGTCGAGCAGGAAAAACATTTCCAAACCATCCGTTTCAACGAAACCTTTCGCTACGAGGATTACCGCGGCGGTTGGGATCCCGCCGTCCGGTTGCAGGATCAAGACACCGACGGCGTCGATGCTGAAGTTTTATTTTCCAGTGCCGTGCGCCAGCTCTACAGTATCACCGACGAACCGTTTCAGCGCGCGGTGTTTCACTCCTACAACGCTTGGCTGCACGAGTTTTGCAGTTACAATCCCAAGCGGCTGCTCGGTCTGGCGCTGATCCCGATCTTGGATATGAAAAATACCGTGGCGGATATTTATCACTACGCCAAGTTGGGTTTTCGCGGCGTGCAGATTCCGACGCGGATTAAAGACAGCGGCTATTACGAATCGTTTTACGAACCCCTGTGGCAGGCTCTCGAAGAGACCGGCCTGGTCTTGAACGTTCACACCAGCGTCACCCAAGGCGTCGCGCGCACGCACTACGAAGGACCGCGGGAAGAAGACCCGGTGAAAGAGCCGATCGGCTTCGCCAGAAAACAGGTGCCGGCTCAACAGTTCATCGGCAACATGATTTTGTCCGGCAACTTCGACCGTCACCCGAAGTTAAGAGTGGTCTGCGCCGAGTTCGACGTCGGCTGGGTGGCGAATATGGTACAGCAAGTCGACTACTGGTTCGGCCGCGCCAGCACCTTCGACGCGGAGAAAAATCTCAACAAACGGCCGCCCAGCGAGTATTTCAAGGAAAATATTTTCTTCACCTACCAAGACGACCGCGCCGGCGTGCTCACGACTTCGGTCTACGGCGAAGATAATTTTCTCTGGGCCAGCGACTATCCCCACGGCGTCACTACTTGGCCGCACTCGCAGGAAACCGTCGAGCGCAACTGCGCCGGCATCGACGCAACGGTCAAAAGAAAATTGAACCGCGGCAATGCCGCAAAGCTTTACGGCTTGGACGGCTAGTGTGGGCCGGCAACCAGGCGCAAACGAATTCTTCGTAGCGACTACTTTCGCAGCTTCAAGAATCTTCTGAATTCAAAATCAAAATAATACCGGGACGGCGGGAAATCCGCCAAATCGGATTTCGCCGTCCCGGTGTACAGCGAAAATGCGGAATGCTACAAGTCGTGGATGGATTGGGTTCTGCAGTTTCTCTGGCTGGTGCCGCTGGGATTTTTTGCCGGCGCCTATGGCACGCTGATCGGCGCCGGCGGCGGCTTCGTCTTGGCGCCGGCGCTGCTATTGATCTATCCGGCCGAAGCGCCGGAAACCATTACTAGCATTACTCTCGCGGTGGTTTTTTTTAACGCGCTCTCCGGCACCCTCGCCTACGCAAGAACCAAACGCATCGATTACAAATCCGGAATTATTTTTTCCCTCGCCACCATGCCAGGAGCGGTTCTCGGCGCGCTGACAACCAATGTCATGAGCCGGGCAAAGTTCAATTTGCTGTTCGGCTGTCTGCTGATAGTGATCGCACTCGCACTCGTCGTCAGCCCCGGCAAAAAAACCGCGGCGCAACAACCGCCGGGCAATGGCAACAGCCGAGAGATCTTCAGCCTGAGCAAATCCAAAATAATATTGGGCGTGGTCTTCAGCAGCGTATTCGGCTTCGTGTCGAGTTTCTTGGGCATCGGCGGCGGCTTCATGTACGTGCCTGCCCTGGTCTACATGTTGGGATTCCCCGTTCACATCGCCACCGCGACCTCGCTGTTCGTCTTGACGCTCACCGCATTGACCGGCAGCGCCACCCACATCGCCGCCGGTTTATTTCACCACGGCATCCAACAAGCCATCGGTTTATCGATCGGCGCCATCCTCGGCGCCCAGCTCGGCGCCAAAATATCCCAACGCATCCATGGCGATTGGATTTTGCGCAGCCTCGCGATCGCGCTTGGGTTGGCGGGAATCAGACTGCTAGTTTCGTCGTTGGGTTAGTGGATAGACTCTAGCTGCTGGCACATTGCGTGCCATTACGCGCGGCCCACTTCTCCGCCAAGAGCTTCAACGCTGGCCCGGTTTCCGGCCAATCATGAAGCGTCGCCGGGTCGAAGTCCGCCCCATTGGGCCACACAAGGGTATGAGCTTCGGAATCGATCTCAACTTGATTGAAGGTGTTCGGATTCTGCAGAGGACCATAGAGATCTCCTTCCAACACGGGACGAAAGTCGATTACCTGTGCAGAGCCATCGTCAAACACGACACGCAGGATGAATGGCTCAATGCGATCGAACGAAACTACGCGGTAAATTTTGTGAATCATCGGCCAAGCCTCACTTCAATGGCTCAATCTTAGCCGGAGGTCGACCCGCCTGCAATGCGCGCCAAGCGTCCATTAATTCAACCTTGTGAAGCTCGGCCCAGGCAAGCACGAGCCGTTCTTGTCGCCGCGGTAACGACCCCGCCAGCAGCTCTACCCTTTCGACATCAAATATTCCGACATGCTCTAGGTAGTAAGCGTGAAAATGCAGCGTGTGGTGCGGTCCTCCGGCTTCGACAAACATACGGATCATGATTCCGAAAAATCTGCTGAGCTCGGCATCTCAAGTCCGGATCGCAATCAAAAGGATGATCTTACTTATCCCCATGCTTGTCGCGCACGATCTGGATCTCCTCCAAACAGCCGGCGCACATGTAAGCCGCGTGGGGCAAGAATACTAGCTCATCGGTATCGCGCGGCTCCATGCAGATGCCACACAGCCCTTCGGCATTCGGATCGTCGGTAGCGCTTGGCGCGCCGTCGACATCGCCGCTAGTTTCTTTCGAAAGAATTTCATCGCACATGTCGACGCACTCGTTGCAGATGTGCACCGAGTGCCCCGCGATCAGTTTGCGCACTTCGTTTTGGTCCTTGCCGCAAAACGAACAGACCAGCTGCTTGCTCTCTTCGGCGAAACGCGGGACTTTGGCGTCCCATTGGTCGCCGAAAGCTTTTTTCAAAGTCTCTTCCAACGCCGAACCGATTTGAAACAATTGGCGCGCGATCTCGCTGCGCTTGGGCGTGCTCTTGGCGTCGAGAAAATTGCTCACCGCGCGCTGAAACGTCTGCAACGCCGCGCCGTATTTCTGTTCGCTGATCAAGTCGGCGCATTCGATGAAACCAAATTTTGATGGACTCGTTGCCATGATATTCCCCCAAAAACCTACGACGCCGCGTTCTCTTCCCGGAGTTTCCGCCGCGCCCCATCGTCTGTCAACCTAGCCCGCGAGAAAATTCGCCGGTCGCGTCGATTGACAGTTTCCATTCAATAGCGATAGAAACTCCGGTTATGAAAGACGCGGTCGAGCGGCTAAACGCCGAGTACGGTTTGAATCTCAGTGAAGACGAGATCGAGGTCATCGCTAAGCAGGCTGAAGCGGGGCAACGGCTTTTTCAAAAACTCTTTGCCGTCGATGTCGAGGGCGTCGCGCCGGCGCTAAAAATCGATCCGGCGGAGCGGCAATGAACGCCCGAGATCTTGAGAGCCTGACGATTGCCGGTCTCGCGCCGGAAATTAGCCGGCGAAAAATCTCTCCGGTCGAAGTGACGCGGCTATTTTTAGAACGCATCGAGCGCGTCAATCCGACTCTCAATGCCTACGTGACCGTCACCGCGGACAACGCCCGCGCCGACGCCAAGAAAGCCGAAGAGGAAATCGCTCAAGGCAATTATCGCGGCCCGCTGCACGGCATTCCCTTTTCGATTAAAGATAACATCGCGACCCAGGGAGTCAGGACCACTGCCGGTTCGAAGATTTTGGCTGATTGGATACCGGACTTTGACGCGACGGTTGTCGCGAAGCTCAAGCAAGCCGGCGCGGTGATTCTGGGAAAAACCAATCTTCACGAGTGGGCGCTCGGCGGCACGACCATCAATCCATTTTACGGCACCACGCGCAATCCCTGGGATCAGCAACGCATCGCCGGCGGCTCCAGCGGCGGCTCCGGCGCGGCCGTGGCGGCAAGCCTCTGTCTGGGTTCCATCGGCACCGATAGCGCGCAGTCGGTGCGCAATCCCGGCTCCATGTGCGGCGTCGTCGGACTGAAACCCACCTACGGCCGCATTAGCCAGTATGGCACGGTCGCGGGAACCGGCGCCTATTCTTGCAATCATACCGGCATCCTCGCTAAGAACGTCGAAGATGCCGCGCTGGTTCTGCAGGCCGTCGCCGGCCACGATCCGCACGATCCGTTGAGCGCCGGCCAAGCCGTGGGCAATTACCAGGCGAGCATCGGCAAGGGTGTGAAAAATCTTCGCGTCGGGATTCTGCGCGGTTACTTCGAGGAGGACATGGCCGCCGAGGTTAAAGAAACTTTTCGTCAGGCTATCGCCGTGCTCAAATGCTTGGGAATCCAAACCGAAGATGTCACGATTCCCCACATGGATCTGATTCCCGCGGTAAAAGTGTGCACCAGCCGGGTCGAGAACGCGTCGGCTCATGAGCGCAACCTGCGCACCCGCCCCGGCGACTACAGCCGGCAAACTTTGTTCGCCTATCTTTCGGCGCTGCTGGTGCCGGCCTCCGCCTACCTGATGGCGCAACGAGTGCGGCGCTTGATCTGCGGCGAATTTCACGAGCTATTGCAGCGCGTGCAACTGTTGGCGCTGCCCACCGTTCCCTTCACCGTGCCGACCATCGACGAGTGCAACGCCGGATGGCTCGACATCGACGGCAAAAAAATTCGCCGCCAGGACGAGCGCGGCGGCGCCGACAGCCTGTGCGCGATTCCGTTTAACGTCACCGGCCTGCCGGCGATGAGCGTCCCCTGCGGATTTTCAAAAGCGGGCACGCCCATCGGTATGCAGCTCGCCGCCGGGCCGTTTCAAGAGGAGCTGATTTTTAGCGTCGCCCACGCCTACGAGCAGGCCACCGAGTGGCATGAGCGCAAACCACGGCTAATGAGTACTTAGAAAATTGGAGGATGCAGCATGATCGACGCCAAGGTTCGTGAGAAAATCATCAAGGGCATCAACCGCGACGAGTGCGCCGAGTTGACCAAGCAGCTCTGTGACATTCCCAGTCCCACCGGCGCCGAGCGCGCCATCGGCGAATTCATCCTCGACTGGTATGCGCGCCACGGCATCAAACCGATCCGCCAGGAGATCGATCCCGACCGCATCAACGCGGTGGGCGTCATCGAAGGCCTCGGCCGCGGCACATCGTTGCAGATCAATGGCCATATGGACACCAGCTTCACGGGCACGGAGGAAGACCGTCTGTTCTGCGCCGAGCTCGACCCGCTGAGCGAACTGCGCGGCGCCATCCGCGACGGCAAGGTCTTCGGTCTCGGCGCCTCGAACATGAAATCCGGCGTTGCCGCTTTCATGGTGGCGGGCAAGGCGCTCAAACAAAGCGGCGTTGATCTCAAGGGCGATTGCATCCTCGCCGCGGTGGCCGGAGAAATCTCGCGCACGCCAATCGGACCGTATCAGTCGGGCGCCTACCGCGGCGAAGGCACCGGCACGCGCCATCTGCTAACCCATGGCATTCAATCCGACTATGCTATCTGCGCCGACCGTTCCGGCCATTGCATCGTCTGGGCACAAAACGGCGTGGTGCAAATTAAGATCAACACCTTCGGCAACCCCCACGCCGCCTGGGGCATGACCCGAGAACAAGAGCCGCCCGCCGAAAACAACGCGGTGCTGCAAATGATGAAAGTCATCCAGGCCGTCGACGATTGGGCGGCGGATTTCGAGAAACGTTGCGTCTACCAGTCCGCCAACGGCCCGCTCTTGCCCAAAGTCAACATCGGCGCCATCCAAGGCGGCGCGCCGTTTCGGCCCAATTATTTTCCCGGCGTTTGTTCGGTTTACGTCGACGTGCGCACGCCGCCGGAGCTGCGACCCGTGCAAGTCCAGCGCGAGTTAAAACAAGCGCTGACAAAAACCGGCATCAAGTTTGAAATGGAGATGTACGCCTCGCTCATGGGCTACGAAGCCAAAGGCGTCGAGCCGATCATTGAAGTCGTCAAGCAGGCTTTTAAAAGCGTGGCCGGCAAAGAACCGCCGGCGCCCAACGCCTTTCGCGCCAGCATCTGGACCGACACCAATATTTATAATGAAATGGGTATCCCGACACTCAAGTTCGGTCTCGGCGGCAAGAAACATGCGATCCGCTCCGAGCAGATCGACATCGAAGAGATATTTATCGGCGCGCAAGTTTATGCGCTGGCGGCAGCGGAGATCTGCAATTGGGAGAAGTGAAAATCCTCGTCGACACGACAAAATTATGGAACAGGAGAAGCACGAGCATGGAACGCAAAAAAATCTTGGCGGTGTTGCTAATCGGTTTTGCTTTAATCCCGCAAAGTGTCCGCGCTGTCGCGGCCGCTGAGCGTGATTCGCGCTTTGAAAAGCTCGCCAAAGATCTCTACCCCAGCGCCAAGGCGGAGGGCTCTCTAGTGCTTTACACGGTCTGGGATGTCGAGCATGCGCGCGTGTTGCTAGCCGCCTTCAGCAAGAGATTTCCAGGAATATCCACCACCTATTGGCAAGGGACGAGATCCGAAGTGACGACGCGGGTGTTGACCGAGTTTCAAGGCAACCAGTCAAGTGTCGATGTGATTCTCGGCGAGGAATTTGTTCTGCAAAGCGCCGGCGCTGTGAGTCCCTATCAAACCGTCCAGCAAGACGCGCTGGTACTGCACGACCCGGTGGCGCCTGTCGTCAGCGTGCAGATTCAGGCGCTTCCCTACAACACGAAAAAGCTTAAGCCCAATCAGCTCCCCAAAAGCTGGGAGGATATCGTCAACGGCAAATTCAAAGGCATGGTTGCCCTCGATGACCCGATGCGCGGCGGCCCTTTGAGCGCCATGCTGGCTGGACTCAAAGACGAATGGAAGGACGACGCCAGGTGGACGAGATTCGTCAAAGGGCTTAAAGCCCTAAACGTCACCGTGCATAAAAGCACCAGCGCCATGTTTCGCCTGCTCATCGCCGGCGAATACGCCCTAGCGATGCCGGCGTTGCTGCATGACGTTGTCCACGAAAAGGAAAAAGGCACACCAGTCGATGTCGTCAAGGCAGCCTTTCCAATCATTTCACCGCAGCAGGCGAAAATCTACGCTAAGGCGGCCCATCCCAGCGCCGGCAAGTTGTTCGCCGAATGGCTGGTCACGCCGGAAGGGCAGACGGCCATGGACTCGGTGGGTCGGTCGAGCTCGCGCAAAAACTTTAAAGCCAAGACTTCCATCGCCAATGTCTGGGGCAGCGGCGCCAAAGCAGTGGCCATTACCAATAAGGCGTTCTTCGAAGATCCACGCAAATGGCTCGATGCCAACGTCAAGCCGTTGTGGGAAGATTGACCCGGGACGCGCGGTGAACTTTCAAATACGCAATCCGAGTTAACTTGAACGTCAGTCCAGCACTTCCTTGAGCCGCGCCAGCATCGCCGGATTCATTTTGTAAATACCGGCGACAATTTTTTCCAGCGCCTCGCCGGTCACTGGATCGATATCGAGCTTGGACTTCTCTGCCTCGGCGATAAAATTTGGGTCTTTTAACGTCGCGAGAAACGCCTGGCGCATCAGCCGGACACGATCCTTCGGTGTGCCGGGCGGCATGACGAAGGGACGGGCGATATCGGCGGCGTCGTGAATACCAACTTGAATCAGCTGCTTCGCTTCATCCGTCTTAGCGTAGGCGATCGCCAGCGGAATCTTGGCCAGATCGGCGAGCGGTTTCGCCACTGCTTGCAAGACAATATTGACCTCGCCGGACTCCAGGCCGCGGGTCCAGGTGGACTTAATCGCATCCCAACTCCAGCAGGCGCCGGCCAACTCGCCGCTCTCGGCGGCGAGGCGAATATCCGCCGTGCCTTTGAAACCCACGACCAGCTGTATCGGCAGGCCCACCGCCACCTTGAGAATCTTCGGCACGTCGACGATGGGCCCCGAGCCGGTGGCGCCGAGCTTCACCGGCGTCTTCGCGGCGAACCAGCGATCGATGCTAGCGATGCCGCTCGCTTTGGTGAGCGCGCAAGCTGTCTTCTCCGGAATCGGCGCGCCGACAAATTCATATTTGCTCGCCTCGAACTCGGCGCCAGGGCGGCCGAGCAGTTGCTGCATGAACAGGCTGCCGACGAAATGGCCGAGCGTGAGGCCGTCCGGTTTCGCCGACTTGTAGACGTAATTGGCCGCGATCATGCTGCCCGCCCCCGGCATGTTGTCGACGACGAATGCCGGATTGCCCGCAATATGTCTGCCCATGTGGCGCGACATCGCCCGCGCGTAAACGTCGAAACCGCCGCCCGCCGACAGGCCGACAACGATGCGCACGGTCTTGCCGCGGTAGTAATCAACCTCAGCGCCGAGGCTCGTAGCCGAAAAAAAACCAACCGCCGCCAATACTGTCCATAGC carries:
- a CDS encoding extracellular solute-binding protein, giving the protein MLTTLKHQRKEIAVRRTFFANACFVVAGLLMVLNPLPRESNAASAERERILDGAKKEGRLVLYTGMETDEASQFTKEFTRKYPFIKTDLFRSSGEKVQARFIVEQRAGTHLADVFQTSVVQVYQLKNAGMLARYVSEEAAALADGFKDPQGHWSAFYQIPYVIGYNTRLVAAKDVPTSYEDLLNPKWKGLISLETEEYQWFYHAIQLMGRDKGLDFMKKFARQDLQMRKGHTLLAQLVAAGESALATVVYSNRVERMKASGAPIDWVRFKGPTITAINAIAIPDKAPHPNTARLFVDFALSKEGQGLLRAQRRVPARADVSPDPPSLTQGLKLYPARPEGMIENYNETVARFDEIFNKGK
- a CDS encoding CapA family protein; its protein translation is MLYESEQGKVNLAICGDIMPSRRLAVFHEPQFLALRELLRNADGCFANLESMVVRYGEGTPAIRTGMHMVTEPELLEDLKWFGFNLLSCANSHSLNFGEEGLRLQNKYLDAAGIAHAGTGENLRQASSPAYLDTPNGRIALIAASAHLPSEQNRAANQRVDFRGKPGVNALGFETTFVVDKPSFQALQRLGTSLGFDDQRQRLIDHGFHSDAQIGAATQTEYKYRGDRYLLGEKFDIRTACDENDVEENLRQIREARRQADWVIVSLHSQDLIGRSWLTAKKRTEVTEQPDFVHDFAHRCIDAGADVFACHGPHLLMGIEIYRGKPIFYSLGNLMMQNETLNHVPAYPFDRFGLDNRATPSDFFDHRTGNGTKGHPASAEFWQSVAALCRFEKRALKQIDIYPVDMGFGQPRSQRGRPVLAEGELAKSILERVARVSAPFGTVVKPQAGHALISVD
- a CDS encoding amidohydrolase; translation: MPDFKLISADSHVNEPPAAWERVQKEYGERAPKVVRDPVGKPKGIWLVIDGLPPVGLSHYSKGLAVDKSHGISEVEQEKHFQTIRFNETFRYEDYRGGWDPAVRLQDQDTDGVDAEVLFSSAVRQLYSITDEPFQRAVFHSYNAWLHEFCSYNPKRLLGLALIPILDMKNTVADIYHYAKLGFRGVQIPTRIKDSGYYESFYEPLWQALEETGLVLNVHTSVTQGVARTHYEGPREEDPVKEPIGFARKQVPAQQFIGNMILSGNFDRHPKLRVVCAEFDVGWVANMVQQVDYWFGRASTFDAEKNLNKRPPSEYFKENIFFTYQDDRAGVLTTSVYGEDNFLWASDYPHGVTTWPHSQETVERNCAGIDATVKRKLNRGNAAKLYGLDG
- a CDS encoding sulfite exporter TauE/SafE family protein — encoded protein: MDWVLQFLWLVPLGFFAGAYGTLIGAGGGFVLAPALLLIYPAEAPETITSITLAVVFFNALSGTLAYARTKRIDYKSGIIFSLATMPGAVLGALTTNVMSRAKFNLLFGCLLIVIALALVVSPGKKTAAQQPPGNGNSREIFSLSKSKIILGVVFSSVFGFVSSFLGIGGGFMYVPALVYMLGFPVHIATATSLFVLTLTALTGSATHIAAGLFHHGIQQAIGLSIGAILGAQLGAKISQRIHGDWILRSLAIALGLAGIRLLVSSLG
- a CDS encoding DUF2442 domain-containing protein, with amino-acid sequence MIHKIYRVVSFDRIEPFILRVVFDDGSAQVIDFRPVLEGDLYGPLQNPNTFNQVEIDSEAHTLVWPNGADFDPATLHDWPETGPALKLLAEKWAARNGTQCASS
- a CDS encoding DUF4160 domain-containing protein, with the translated sequence MFVEAGGPHHTLHFHAYYLEHVGIFDVERVELLAGSLPRRQERLVLAWAELHKVELMDAWRALQAGRPPAKIEPLK
- a CDS encoding M20 family peptidase, producing the protein MIDAKVREKIIKGINRDECAELTKQLCDIPSPTGAERAIGEFILDWYARHGIKPIRQEIDPDRINAVGVIEGLGRGTSLQINGHMDTSFTGTEEDRLFCAELDPLSELRGAIRDGKVFGLGASNMKSGVAAFMVAGKALKQSGVDLKGDCILAAVAGEISRTPIGPYQSGAYRGEGTGTRHLLTHGIQSDYAICADRSGHCIVWAQNGVVQIKINTFGNPHAAWGMTREQEPPAENNAVLQMMKVIQAVDDWAADFEKRCVYQSANGPLLPKVNIGAIQGGAPFRPNYFPGVCSVYVDVRTPPELRPVQVQRELKQALTKTGIKFEMEMYASLMGYEAKGVEPIIEVVKQAFKSVAGKEPPAPNAFRASIWTDTNIYNEMGIPTLKFGLGGKKHAIRSEQIDIEEIFIGAQVYALAAAEICNWEK